tttgatgaaatcttgtggtctatatttatatacttatgactcgagcaattaaacctataactcaccaacattcgtgttgacctttttatcatgttttattctctggtccttagactgcttccgctgtgatatgcttgttgcctgcatggagtctctcatgttttgtataaagtttattgcattctaaataaaactgcgttgtgtaataaataattggactgtgatgtcaacctgtaaattaaagacttatgtattttggggttttgcttatacctaagcactcgcccacatgattatgactttttatgtttagaaagtcacgtattttaatgaatgcaatattttatcaaaatgtatcatatagaggtcaaaacctcactgtggaatcaatgattaacgtgccgtgtcaatagcgattttgacgggtcgttacaaaaggGCCCAATGCCATCATCACACAAAACTAAAACGGACCTGCTACTCGAAGTGTTCCTTGTTTCTGATTTTTATTTTGTGTCGAGCAAGGAACGGGCTGCAAAGTAATGAGATGATGATCGCTATGTTGTTGTTGTAGTGGTGATTATATGTTAACGacgaattgataataataataattatatagaagATGATCACGATGGTAAATTAAGTATGGTGATGAAGTTAGATTATGAATATGATCtcatagatgatattaataataattatataagcaATATTGGTAAATAATATTAGATAATATGATAATGAAGCAtttcgatgatgatgatttaaaaTGATGCTCGATGATTTTAGTTGTTAATAATGTTGTAAGCGGAGAAGATGAGTTAATGATGATGAAGTGACCGTGCATGATGAATGATGATAAGCCAATGATGATGAAAATCATGATAATCGATTAGGTTAGGATGATGTTGTTGATGatgtttaatgatgatgatgatatatgacaATGAAGAAAatataatatgatgatgataaaaCAAACTCTTACAAAATATATAATTAAGCGTGCGAGGTTATGCATGAAAGTATGAGCGGTTCAATGGTTAGGGGTgttttgggttagcgagaggtcgtgggttcgagctcgggcagtggcgttttgtttttaaaaagcttgtcttcaaaggttgtactttattattattattattattattattattattattattattattattattattattattattattattattattattattattaaactaacactaaatattaaaattatgattattattattatcatcattatcattaataggattattaagattattattattatcatgagtatcggtattattattagtagttttattatcgttatagttattaatataaatattagtatcattattattattagaaaaatcattatttagtattcattattattaaaattaacatctttattaaaagtatcatttttattaaagttatcatttttatcattaatatcaaaagtaacatttttaactctattatcattattattatttttatcattattaatattattttagtattattataattttaacaaacaaacgatatatatatatatatatatatatatatatatatatatatatatatatatatacaaaaatatatttaatacatataacataacaaaatttatatttttatttattttaaatatataaaatgaatatatgaaatatataggttattaatataaaaatgatatgactaataaatttgtatatatatataattttgttcgattacaattatgtgtgttaatatatatataaatgatttaggttcgtgaatccgaggccaaccctgcattgttcaatgtcgtcatatgtatttttactacaaaatacattatgtgagtttcatttgctcactttttaaatgcttttgcaatatatatttttgggactgagaatacatgcgcttttataaatgttttatgaaatagacacaagtaatcgaaactacattatatggttaaatgatcgaagccgaatatgccccttttagcttggtagcctaagaattagggaacataccccctaattgacgcgaatcctaaagatagatctatcgggcccaacaagccccattctgaaatttggaatgctttagtacttcgaaattattatgtccgatgggtgttccagaatgatggggatattctatatgcatcttgttaatgtcggttaccaggtgttcaccatatgaatgatttttatctctatgcagtttgcgaaatgcctgatatgagatgttacttatgaaaaataaaatcttgtggtctattaaaatgatgaaaatgaatgattatgataaactaatgaactcaccaaccttttagttgacactttaaagcatgtttattctcaggtatgaaagaaatcttccgctgtgcatttgctcattttagagatattacttggagtcattcatgacatatttcaaaagacttgaCTAACTTGTGACTAACTTGCATATTGATAAATTCTCTTCTTTTAAATTAGAGCCTAACAAGTAAGAATCTTGTGTCGCAGATTCTTTACCTTCTTCAACAATGGTAACTATATCATTATGCATCTCCTCTAAAATAATTACCTTTTCTATATTTGAGGATACATTCTCTGCTTCAACCTGACTCTCTTCTTCAACTATTTTATCTCGTTTCTCCATACGAGAATCAGGTTCCGATTTCTTCAACCTGGCTATTAAACTTTTCATCGAATCAAAAAATTCTTTCATATCAAGATTCTCATTAACAGGTTGAGTCTGCTGGTAGCATTATGGTTGATAGTATGGTTGATGATATGGTTATGGTGGATAGTAGGGTTGATGGTAGGATTGTGGTTCATAGTAAATGGGGCATTGGTGATATTGTTTATGGTAGGGTTGATGTTAGGTTTGTGGTTGAGCCCTGGGTTGGGTGCCAAAAGCAAACCTTTCATAATCTTCCAGCCCCTGTTTCAGGTCCCTAGTGTTAACCTCTACTCGATCAATACGAACTGTAAGATCTTCAAGAGTGGATGTTATTTCTTCCAATCCCCTGATCACGTCAGAGAGATTGTTCTTCCTGCTCGCGTTATAGTCAGCCATCGAAACAGGAGAAACCTGCTCTGAATACCAACTAATAAGGATCAAGAATATTAAACAAATCACAAACGTGATTAGTTAGAAAATAACTCGCGCACGAGTTGAGAAAACAAGAACTCCAAAGCAATTCTTAAAGAAATATTATTTAATAATTCAAATGGAAGATATCTCCTCGTATTATTACATATACGGACCCTATATATAATAAAATACCAAGACCCCTAATTAACTTGGACTCTTAACATTTAAACTTAAGGAaacaaataatataataaataaataaataaataaataaataagataaattattatttagataaaattAATATTCTAACTAACTAATACGGatcaattaacaatggaacaaaatcCTACACCAAATAGCCTTTGATCCTTTCAACCCGGGTCCCACATCAGGTAAGCCCAATAATGGGCGAGTCCATTATTTTGATGGGTCGGCCTTATTCACTTTGATTCCTGCTTGTTTTTCAAGGAAAAAAAGttgaataataaaaaaatatacacaCATCGTACGCTTTCATCTTCCTCAAATCACTTCTGTTAGAATGTTATAATTCACCCATGATTcttattgatcaaagaggtcaaatATATAGTACATGATCTGATCTCATATCCCTTGATTTTAGGGATCCTACATTTAATATGAGATATGGATAGATATGCCTACATTTAATGCTAGATATTACATAAGATATTGTCTACGTCTAATATCCGTTAACATTCCCCCGCAGTTTGAGCGGGAGAGGAATGAACGGTCAAACTGGATTAAAACGCTAAAAACTAAATAACATTCTTTTTTCTGAGCAGACTGATATTCGTTGATGTGGTTGTGtattgcttgactgcgtttccttttccgtaacTTTTTTTTATTACGTCGTggcttgctttgcctaaggattgagcaggacttgggcatTGAACTTTGTCGACGATAACCAGTCTTTATCGGAAgagattattattcttattactttTTTTTTCGAGGTTTGGAACCTAGTCTAGCTAGGCGGCTCATCCTCACGCCGATTAATAaacggaatatatatatatatatatatatatttaatatgataagtgGGGacaaagaaaattaaaaaaaatatgataGTGGGTTTAGGTAGACTATTATCCCATGATTTATGGGATTGGTTTCCCATATGTAaactaaaatatatattaaataggtAGACTATATGTTGATCAGGAAAGAATCTAAAGAGGAGCATACAAAAAAGCAGAGTGTACCAGAAGTATAACCGAGGGCGAACAGTGGTACAAcccttttttttttaacaaaaaaagataaaaaaaaaaacagagaTTAGAGGGAGAACACGTGAACGGAAGGAGGGTGATTGTTGAAGAAATTGATTACAGAAGGGGTGATGATTTAGAGAGTCTGGAGCTGAAACGGTGTATATTTCAACCGTGATGTTGCTGCTCCGGTGGTGAGATGACGATGTATATTTCAACCATGATTTGAATGCTTTTTGCAGAAATTGAAGAAGAAAAGAAATATAGAAGACGTGAGTTGAACGATGTATATTTCAACCGTGATGTTTGCTGCTCCGGTGGTGAGATGACGGTGTCTATTTCAACCGTGATTtggggtgttttttttttttttttttgattgcaGGACATTGAAATGCAAAAGAAAATGTAGATAGAAGACCGAAGAGGTTCGGTAGTGATGGTGGATAGGAAGATTTGCAACGGTGTATATTTCACATATGATAAGGTTTGCATATGTAATCCAGTCACTCGAGAATACATGATCCTTCCTAAGCTGATAGAGAGTAGCGTTGAAGATTGTATATCCAGAAGTTTTTATGGATTTGGAGTCAATTCGTTAACCGGGGAGTACAAAGTCATGCGGGTTCTTCAACCTATTACAGGGTCTCAAGCTGTACTAGTAGTAGTCGATATTTACACTATTGGTAGTGGCCAGTGGAGACGTGTTGGTCTCCTTACTTATTATATTTATGGGCATAGTGGAACATTCTTGAATAACCACATTCATTGGAATATTTATGACTATGAAGATACTCTTGAAAAGATTTGCacatttgatattaataatgagaCATTTCAGTTATTTCCCTCTCCTCCACTAGTAGGTTTAGAAGAAGATATTTACATTAATCGGATGCTGGGAGTACTAAATGGTTGTTTATGTTACTCTTGTTGTACTCGCACTTCATGTGTATTTACAATGTGGGTGATGAAGGAATATGGTATCAAGGACTCGTGGCAAAAGGAACTGTTGATCAATCTAAAAACTAGCCGGAATCTGCGTCGGTCATTAGACATGCACTTTCATCCAGTTGGAAGTTTGAAGGATGGAAGTATTTTGATGATGTGTCTAGGGGGGAAACTGGTTGTTTATCATCCAGATACAAGTACCACCGAGGAGACAGAATTTTCAGATGTGAATGCAATCAGTTATCGTCCAAGTTTTCTTAAACTCCAAAACTTTGAATCAGAGAGTGTTCACAAGTTCCTAAGGTAATCATAATTTTCTATTTTTTGTTATTAAGCTTATTCCTTGCGGTTTTATGATTTCCATTTATTGTTACACCAATTTCAAAAATGTCAAGGAATGTGACATACTGACATGTCTTTCTTCTTTCTCAACAGATGATGCTATGCTTATACTGgtgttattaagaatactaatgaaGAAATGGAAGATATTGCAGAGTCATTTCGTGGGCATCACTTAAAGTTTACATGAAAAGTTTTGTTCATTTCTCATCTATATCTATAACTTAGCTTTTTTGTGGTGGTGTGGCTCTTAAGTCTTATCTTGTTGGTAGTTTAAATAGTTTTGCAGCATGACATCTCAACTTGATGTAAGTTATGAAGATTACCAACCTTTTGTTATGTATGTACTCATGATTTGATGTCTGTTAAATATTGGTTGATATAGTTTGCTTTTTGAAAAGTAGAGTCCAAAAGTTGAATTGGCCAATCCATGTTGGAAAGAAAATCACATTTTGACAGTTTGGAATATTATATCAAAACAGGTGAAGGGTAATGGTGAATTTTGGAAAAAAGTTACATCAAGTATTCTTGATTGCCAATTTGGCTGTAGCTATATTTACCTGATGTTTTATTGCCCGTTTGTAGTTTTCTTGAGTTGACACATCTTACAGAACTTCATACATTCCTTCAATATCTGCACACCTTTCAGTTTATATTTAACGAAATTAATTGTCATAAAGATATATTCTAGTCTTCAAAATTAGGTAGTGTAGTTTTACAATTGTTCTGTTCCTTGTATATATGCACACTTCACAGTTTATATTTAAAGAAAATAATTGtgtcataaaggaaattgtttttgTTCTCAGATGAAAACGGTTATACATCGGATAACATGTACATATGTAATCCGGTATAATACACATGATCCTTTCTAGACAAGGTTATGGTATAATTGCATATGGGTTTGGATTATGTTTTTGGAGAAAATAGTATGAAGTAGTACGGGCGTTTCAAGGGATATACCGCCATATCAAACTTCATAGTCTCGACCAAGTTTATTACAATCAGAGAGAGTTCACAAGTTCCCAAGGTAAGCATATATTTCTCTTTTATgattgacgttgacctaaaaccgATTTCTGACCACTTATGACCTTGGCATCGATAAGACAGTTTCTAATCATTCTCTAGCTTGAATATGCTTTAAAAAATGTTGATGAACCTTTATTTTTTCTTTATAAGAAGATGATGCTggtgttattttgatttctatgggAGGAATGGAAGATATTGCGGAGTCATTTTGTGGGCATCACTTAAAGTATGTGtagaacttgcgggcatagcccaacggttctgATCAATctttaattagcgatgttacttaattacggattgagtgcaataaaattgtaatggaggatggaatgtttgatgattattttgggccccgatgatcgtctttcactttaactatcaagtgatcaaccaccccgacccggtcttgattgttaattagcttaattcacctttacgcgatgtaaaaatcccttgggcaagatcacaagtggaaattacaaaggcttaggtaaaatggcagagaatcaacaacccataaatgagaggccaagctctctatttatagtattcgagatatccgcggtttGCAAGtcacttaactatccgcggaaactcagcgggttAAACCGCAGTTATCTATTTGCGCGGAAACACAACCGctgtatttattttcagcgaacatTTCATATCTTTGCATTATAGTCCGCATAACTCTGCTCTTGGCTtttggcaaataaaatatacatatataatgctatgtatatgatcaggttctccccatgtactttgtgtcatgggatagggagaggtcatgagttcgatccttagggatgacatgattttctttaaaccaattgaacactaataatggtggtatatattaacCCTATATGGAGGTTTTactggattcgttcacggacccctacccggaaccactgtccgaatggatgtgttcccgggtaccgtcaatCGGGTTCggatttccgcccgaacgtgtgtgttacgtgcaaatgatgagggtcgttgaaagaaatgatctactgatgccaaaaaattgccgttcaaaaaaaaaaaaagtatatgtACATGCGTACTTCTGTTCAATTCTCATTTTGCTTTCATACCATCCATATTTAAAACTAAGCTTTTGTTGTGGTGATGGCTCTTATCttatcttattagtagtttaaattaattaaatagCTTTGCAGCAATCTTTTTTGTTATGTATGTAATACTCATGAAATGATGTTTGTTCAGTTAGGGGTGTGCATTAAATGGTTTCGACCACGAAACCGACCAAACCAAACTAATTTAGTTAAAGTGGGTTGACTTATTTGATTTTGGTTTGGTTTATTGGTTTCACCCGAAAATATTTACGGATTTCGGTttggatttggtttgtaaaattaacatttggtttcaaaccgaaaAACCGAAATATACTCTTATTTaggtatataaatattaaatatttgctTTATTTTATTTTGGATTTTATGTATGACTTATCTTTTATTTGTTCTTGTTTGAGTTTAATCTTTTATTGGATTAATTTCACTTTAATGTCTGTATTTGTTTATCAATTACTCCGTATTATGAAATTTTTATCTCTGAAAACTTAGTTGCCGCTTGTTTCGTTATTATTTTTGTGCTACTCAGTTCATTGATATACTTTAGATTGAATATATGGGTTGTATAGTCATAAGTTGCTTCTCATATTGCATGTTTGGTAGgaaatattttattatttgtatactTATAGTTTAATCAATAAATATTTTTGCTTTAAAAAAAGAATACACACTTTTTATCTAAAAGTTCTAATTTGGTTTAACCAAAACCAATCCATGTAAACCGATTTCTTATTTGGTTGGATTGGTTCGGTTTTTTCAAATTTGGTTCGGTTATTGGTTCACAAAAATATTCTTGAAAACCGAATAAACCAAACCGAATAAACCACGTAAACCATAAACCAACCGAACGAACACCCCTATGTTCAGTTAGCTTATTATTTGTTTTAGTAAACTAATATCTCATAGTACAAGTGTAAACAAAGAAACTAAGGATGTGAAGACAAATATCTATTAAGGTTGAAGAACTCGGAACTCGGGGAGTTCTCGGTGGGACAATTTTTGGAGTTCTCGgagaactcggggagaactcggttGTTTACTAACGTTGACTttctaatataaatatatattttcgaatatatatatatatgtataagtattagaCTTTTGAGATAACTTTTATGATACCGAATATAACATATAACTACAAACAAATGTTGACCGAGATTTGACAGAGATATTCAATTTATCGGATGTTGACTGAGAAACTCAATTTATCGGTCATTGACCGATTTTTTTAAACGAGAACTCAACAGCCTCATGGAAACGAGTTATTGCCGATTTCTCGGCCGATTTTTCCGATTTTTGCAATAGGAGTCCTATTGAATACAAGTAGCTATGTGTGTTTCAGGTGATGGTTTTGGGTGGTTTTCATTGTGATTTCGAGTAGTGTTTTCGGATAGTGGATTTAGATGGTCACATGTTGTGGTATTACGCAGTGATTACCGATGGTTGTGTTGTGTTTTCGAGTTGTTTTTTATGCTTATTTAGGTGAATGTAAGTCGTGGGATTAGGTGATTGCCCTTGAGTGGTATTGTGTGGCGTTGATTTGGTGGTAGGTAGATTCTTAGGTTGTAGCTAGTACTTTTTCGAGATCAATGTATTTTGAATCGAATTATAAGGTCTTTTAGGAATTGAAGTGTTGTCGTGGAGTTGTGTTTGTTGGAGTATCATTAAGTTTGTTGTAATTACTAGCTTTTTGCTAGCattatttttagttgtaaaaccgtTTGCTTTTCGAAATATTTAACTCCAAATTAATTGGATACTTGAATCTCAACAACATATCTAATTTTTGGCGAAGATGACTGAAGACTACTCAAACTCAATCCTGCTACATTGAGAAGTGAGAAATTATATTTGTTCACGCTGAAAGTATATCAAAAATATTTTTACTAAATATTTACAGCTAATACCACATTAAGAAGGGACCAGATGAGAAAATAGAAGGTCTGATCAAATTTTTTTTAGGATAGCTAATTGATTTTATACCAAATACTAATTCATAAGTTCAAGCGAAAGTCCTTGTAATGCACCTCATATACCTTTTTGGGCcttcatattttgaagttcatgcgAGTATTTGAGCATTGACcaccattaattaattaattcattagAAATTaaagggtatttttgtcattgcCTAGCGTCCTGTATGATGGTGTGTTGACACCATTGGTTACAAAAAGATCAAAAATGCCCTTGACAATTACTTTGCTGTTGTATATTGGGAGGTGATACGTACACAACCTCACATTTTTCATACACAATCAAATTGAATCTTTTAGACCATTTTATCCTTTCGTACTTAAACTTACTCCATATCACACATTTTTAGAAAGGGTAAAATGGTCTAAAAAATTGATTTAGTTGTGTATGAAAAATTGGAGTTCGTGTACTCCTTAAATTTACAGGGTATTTTTGGGCCTTCATATTTTTGAAGTTCATACGAGTTTTGTAACTTGCGTTTCCAATCCCTCGACCACCTCAACAATTAATTTGCTGTCTTCTTTACCTTTCTTTGTAAATTGACTTCGTGTCTACACCGGCAACATCAAGACTGCTCCGACTGCCCCCCTTCTTCCAGATATGTCAATTTCAAGTTTATCTTCATTCTATTTCTGATTGATTTTGTTTTATTTCAATTTAGGgtttagttgttgttgttgttgctgtttctCAAGTGTCATGTTACTTTAAATGTCCTGTTTAAATCGCCTTGATCATTTTATTTTTTAGTATATCTTAAATCTTATTTGGCCTCATAACATTAGCCCTAAAATGTCTGCTTATGCCGCATTTATCAAAAACCCTAAGACTTAGTTGAGGAAATCATCCTGCTTTCTGCATTAATTTtaaacaaaaatccagaatcagaaACCTTGTGTTCGTGTTTACAACAATGTTTTATTGGATTTTCATTAGTTTTACAAAGCCACAAAACTTCCGATtctgaaaaaagaaaaatggaaaaTGAGGGAAACTTGTCAACAACTAAAGACTCCCTTTTAAAATCAGTTGTTGGTGACACCAAAATGAACACTGGCAATACATCCATACATGACTTATCAGATAATCATATGGTTGCTATTCTTGTTAGACTTCCTGTCAAAACAATCGTCCATTGCAAATGTGTTTGTCGTGATTGGTTGAATCTTATTACCGACTCTCATTTTATTAATCTTCACCTCACCGAATCACCTGAATATTTCATGCTTCTTGATGATTGTACAAATTCTTTGAGGTTGTTAGATATTCAAGAGGAAGATGGGGCCAATCATTTACACCATGACCCAATCATGAGTCTCAATCTTAACCTTGCTCCCATTTTTCAAAATGCTCAACTGTTTGTAGATGGATCAGTTAATGGTTTGATATGTTTGACTGGTAGTGATGGCACAAGTGATATGGCTTACATATGTAATCCAATCACTCGAGAATATATGATCCTTCCTAAGCAGATAGACAGTACTGAATGTAATATCGTGAATTCTTATGGTTTTGGAGTCAGTTCGTTGACCGGGGAATACAAAGTCATGCGGGTTATTCAAACTATTAGAACATCTCAAGCTGTACCAGCAGCCGATGTTTACACTCTTGGTACTGGCCAGTGGAGACGTCTTGGTCACCTTGCTTATTTTATTTATGGGCATAGGGGAACGTTcttgaataaccattttcattggcATATTTGTGACTATGAAGATACTCTTGAAAAGATTTGCACATTTGATATTGATAACGAGAAATTTCAGTTATTTCCCTCTCCTCCACTAGATTTAGAAGAAGACATTCACTTCGAGCGGATGATGGGTGTTGTAAA
This genomic window from Rutidosis leptorrhynchoides isolate AG116_Rl617_1_P2 chromosome 2, CSIRO_AGI_Rlap_v1, whole genome shotgun sequence contains:
- the LOC139891029 gene encoding F-box protein At3g07870-like, which gives rise to MENEGNLSTTKDSLLKSVVGDTKMNTGNTSIHDLSDNHMVAILVRLPVKTIVHCKCVCRDWLNLITDSHFINLHLTESPEYFMLLDDCTNSLRLLDIQEEDGANHLHHDPIMSLNLNLAPIFQNAQLFVDGSVNGLICLTGSDGTSDMAYICNPITREYMILPKQIDSTECNIVNSYGFGVSSLTGEYKVMRVIQTIRTSQAVPAADVYTLGTGQWRRLGHLAYFIYGHRGTFLNNHFHWHICDYEDTLEKICTFDIDNEKFQLFPSPPLDLEEDIHFERMMGVVKGCLCYSYYTFCEFTMWVMKVYGIKNSWQKEVLINQNICPNLRWSLNMHFVPIGSLKDGRFLMMYDQGKLFVYHPDTSTTQETEFSDVDAISYRPSFLKLQTFESESVHKFLR
- the LOC139891028 gene encoding F-box/kelch-repeat protein At3g06240-like produces the protein MILPKLIESSVEDCISRSFYGFGVNSLTGEYKVMRVLQPITGSQAVLVVVDIYTIGSGQWRRVGLLTYYIYGHSGTFLNNHIHWNIYDYEDTLEKICTFDINNETFQLFPSPPLVGLEEDIYINRMLGVLNGCLCYSCCTRTSCVFTMWVMKEYGIKDSWQKELLINLKTSRNLRRSLDMHFHPVGSLKDGSILMMCLGGKLVVYHPDTSTTEETEFSDVNAISYRPSFLKLQNFESESVHKFLR